The following coding sequences are from one Panicum hallii strain FIL2 chromosome 5, PHallii_v3.1, whole genome shotgun sequence window:
- the LOC112891466 gene encoding protein DELETION OF SUV3 SUPPRESSOR 1(I)-like, with amino-acid sequence MAEPAKPEVTEEAKMDLLEDDDEFEEFEIDQEWDDKEEGNEALQQWEDDWDDDDVNDDFSLQLRKELESNAPKN; translated from the exons ATGGCGGAGCCGGCGAAGCCCGAGGTGACGGAGGAGGCCAAGATGGACCTgctcgaggacgacgacgagttCGAGGAGTTCGAGATCGACCAAG AGTGGGACGACAAGGAAGAAGGCAATGAAGCACTTCAGCAATGGGAGGATGACTGGGATGACGACGATGTCAACGATGACTTCTCGCTGCAGTTgaggaaggagctggagagcAATGCGCCCAAGAACTAG
- the LOC112892695 gene encoding uncharacterized protein LOC112892695, whose translation MAKEFEELALDGHNYPTWALDIKISLASKNILSALLPPAERTEPLHDAYKYNALYIRRHHLHPDLKAEYVMEEEPDVLWLSLKDRYEQQKAVILPEANHDWTHIRLQDYKSIGDYNHAIHKICARLRFCGKEPSDADKIEKTLQTMLPSDRVLQHQYRARNYQTYSELIHDLLQAEKHDELTMKNHKQRRVGAAPMPEIHHAMKDEKKRNGFKNHSKFSDNSKKRKRNKHKGKKNTKAPRKDTTTSKDEKCKKCGCYNHPTNKCRTPRHLVALYQQALKGKAAEGQEYEAHFATPSNLKADIGNPSMSQKEPCTSNLPLLTYTEPMDIDNVIVDYSLDDAFGDLN comes from the coding sequence ATGGCCAAAGAGTTTGAAGAACTCGCTCTCGATGGACATAACTATCCTACTTGGGCGCTGGATATCAAGATCAGCCTTGCCTCAAAGAACATTCTGAGTGCATTGCTACCTCCTGCAGAGAGGACTGAGCCACTGCATGATGCCTACAAGTACAACGCATTGTACATTCGCAGGCATCACCTCCATCCTGATCTGAAAGCAGAATACGTGATGGAAGAAGAGCCAGATGTACTATGGTTATCCCTTAAAGACAGGTACGAGCAACAGAAGGCTGTAATCTTACCTGAGGCGAATCATGACTGGACTCATATTCGTCTCCAGGACTACAAGTCCATAGGTGATTACAACCATGCTATTCATAAAATATGTGCTCGTTTGCGTTTTTGTGGCAAGGAACCTTCAGATGCGGATAAGATTGAAAAGACACTCCAAACTATGCTCCCATCTGATAGGGTCTTGCAACATCAATACCGTGCTCGCAATTATCAGACTTACTCTGAACTCATACATGATCTGCTTCAGGCAGAAAAGCACGATGAGCTTACGATGAAAAATCATAAGCAACGTCGTGTTGGGGCTGCCCCTATGCCTGAAATACATCATGCTATGAAAGATGAGAAGAAAAGGAATGGCTTCAAAAACCATTCCAAATTTTCTGATAATTCAAAGAAGCGCAAACGCAACAAACATAAGGGTAAGAAAAACACAAAGGCTCCGAGGAAAGACACTACTACTTCCAAGGATGAGAAGTGTAAGAAGTGTGGATGCTACAACCATCCCACCAACAAGTGTCGCACTCCTCGCCACTTAGTGGCTCTGTACCAGCAAGCTCTCAAAGGCAAGGCTGCAGAAGGACAGGAATACGAAGCTCACTTCGCCACTCCATCAAACTTGAAGGCTGATATTGGAAATCCAAGCATGAGTCAAAAGGAACCATGCACTTCCAACCTTCCACTCCTGACCTACACTGAGCCAATGGACATAGACAATGTCATCGTCGACTATAGTTTGGATGACGCCTTTGGAGACCTCAACTAG